One Fusobacterium sp. FSA-380-WT-3A genomic region harbors:
- a CDS encoding PTS sugar transporter subunit IIA codes for MKLANYFDKELIFINVKGNTQEEVIKNMVEHIASKEDIVLNSKEEIKKAIIKRENEISTAIGMGVAVPHARIQNFNDFIVAVGLLETPIEVQVEGLLEKDKVKVVFLVISDILKNKNMLKIMGGISKIALKKPEYLEKIKNAKTEKEVIEAVEKADVEFGHKITADDVLSPDISPVKEDTTLEMVAKRLINEKISGIPVVDEKNNFLGEITEKELIEYGMPKYLSLMKDLDFLTVGEPFEEYLLKEETATIKELYRRKENLYVIDKKTPIMEICFIMVKKGITRIYVVENGKLYGVIRRYDIIKKVLHI; via the coding sequence ATGAAACTTGCTAATTATTTTGATAAAGAATTAATATTTATAAATGTGAAAGGAAATACACAAGAAGAAGTAATAAAAAATATGGTAGAACATATAGCTTCTAAAGAAGATATAGTATTAAATAGTAAAGAAGAAATAAAGAAAGCTATAATAAAAAGAGAAAATGAAATATCCACAGCAATAGGAATGGGAGTAGCTGTACCCCATGCAAGAATTCAAAATTTTAATGATTTTATAGTAGCAGTAGGATTATTGGAAACACCTATAGAAGTACAAGTAGAAGGATTATTAGAAAAAGATAAGGTAAAAGTAGTGTTTTTAGTAATTTCAGACATATTAAAGAATAAAAATATGTTAAAAATAATGGGTGGAATATCAAAAATAGCTTTAAAAAAACCAGAATATTTAGAAAAGATAAAGAATGCTAAAACAGAAAAAGAGGTAATAGAGGCAGTAGAGAAAGCTGATGTAGAGTTTGGACATAAGATAACAGCAGATGATGTATTAAGCCCAGATATATCACCAGTAAAAGAAGATACAACTTTAGAGATGGTAGCTAAAAGATTAATAAATGAAAAAATAAGTGGAATACCAGTAGTAGATGAGAAAAATAACTTTTTAGGGGAAATAACAGAAAAAGAGTTAATAGAATATGGAATGCCCAAATATTTATCATTGATGAAAGATTTAGACTTTTTAACAGTAGGAGAACCATTTGAAGAATATTTATTAAAAGAGGAAACAGCAACAATAAAGGAATTATATAGAAGAAAAGAGAATCTATATGTAATAGATAAGAAAACACCAATAATGGAGATATGTTTTATAATGGTGAAAAAAGGAATAACAAGAATATATGTAGTAGAAAATGGAAAATTATATGGAGTAATAAGAAGATACGATATAATAAAAAAAGTACTACATATTTAA